A genomic stretch from Telmatocola sphagniphila includes:
- a CDS encoding transposase: MSGEARKKLRSQMHDFRRRPEDLNPEQVQALEDLFEKVPSLGTIYHLRWEATKIFDTAPNRAEASRLLEDWIVQARETEMDWEPFITMLKNNWEGILAYFEERKSSGPVEGLNTKIRVVLRRSYGIQSLTTLWTRILLDVNWAAKKLGPTIAEIRGFVNQIQKHFSGCYT, encoded by the coding sequence TTGAGCGGGGAAGCCCGCAAGAAGCTGCGTTCTCAGATGCACGACTTCCGGCGTCGTCCGGAGGATTTGAATCCGGAGCAGGTCCAGGCCCTCGAGGATTTGTTCGAGAAGGTGCCTTCGTTGGGAACGATCTACCATCTGCGTTGGGAGGCGACCAAGATCTTCGATACGGCCCCGAACCGAGCCGAAGCCTCGCGACTGTTGGAAGATTGGATCGTCCAGGCCCGCGAGACCGAGATGGATTGGGAGCCGTTCATCACGATGCTCAAGAATAACTGGGAGGGGATCTTAGCCTACTTCGAGGAACGCAAAAGCAGCGGCCCGGTGGAGGGTCTGAATACCAAGATTCGGGTAGTGCTACGCCGAAGTTATGGAATTCAGAGTCTAACTACGCTCTGGACGAGAATACTCCTGGACGTGAATTGGGCCGCGAAAAAATTAGGGCCGACCATTGCGGAGATTCGCGGCTTCGTCAACCAGATACAGAAGCATTTCTCTGGATGCTACACCTAG
- the gcvPA gene encoding aminomethyl-transferring glycine dehydrogenase subunit GcvPA — protein MAYILNTADDQKAMLAKIGIHSLEELWESIPAELRLNRALNIPTAMSEIELTQHFSKLANRNRAAGEAVCFLGGGAYDHFIPSVVDAISGRSEFYTAYTPYQAEASQGTLQAVFEFQTLMAELSGMDVSNASMYEGGSSLAEAVLMAMSIAERRGEILIAESVHPEYLATLKTYLANLHCDVRVLPTPGGFLDPELLKKEINSNCIAVAIQSPNFFGHLEEVEAIAEIARQNKVISIQSFDPISLGILKRPGDYGVDIAVAEGQSLGTPLGYGGPYLGILTCRQEYVRKIPGRLVGQTTDRNGNRCWVLTLQTREQHIRRDKATSNICTNQGLYALRAAVYLSALGPKGLKETAELCLRKAHYAASQLTGISGVEMKFNRPFFKEFTVKVPGDVKSLLSTLQDDGYFAGLQTGRWYPELSDCLTVAVTEKRTRAEIDGLAGLLKSTLSANPSGKKQKA, from the coding sequence TTGGCGTACATATTGAACACGGCGGACGATCAGAAAGCGATGCTGGCGAAGATCGGCATCCATTCCCTCGAGGAACTATGGGAATCGATACCCGCCGAATTGCGGTTGAACCGAGCGCTGAACATTCCGACCGCGATGAGCGAGATCGAACTGACCCAGCATTTCAGCAAACTGGCGAACCGTAACCGGGCCGCCGGTGAAGCCGTCTGCTTCCTCGGCGGCGGGGCCTACGATCACTTCATTCCCTCGGTCGTCGATGCCATCAGCGGCCGCAGCGAATTCTACACGGCCTACACCCCTTATCAGGCCGAGGCCAGTCAGGGAACGCTCCAAGCCGTTTTTGAATTTCAGACGCTCATGGCCGAGCTGAGCGGTATGGATGTTTCCAACGCCAGCATGTACGAAGGCGGCAGCAGCCTCGCCGAGGCCGTACTGATGGCCATGAGCATAGCCGAACGCCGGGGCGAAATTCTGATCGCCGAGAGCGTTCATCCCGAATATCTGGCGACGTTGAAAACCTACCTGGCCAATTTGCACTGCGATGTACGCGTGCTGCCGACGCCAGGTGGTTTCCTAGATCCTGAACTGTTGAAAAAAGAAATCAATTCGAACTGCATCGCCGTGGCGATCCAGTCGCCGAACTTCTTCGGGCATCTCGAGGAAGTCGAAGCGATCGCCGAGATTGCCCGACAGAACAAAGTGATTTCGATTCAAAGCTTCGATCCCATTTCGCTGGGCATACTCAAACGTCCCGGCGACTACGGCGTGGATATTGCCGTGGCTGAAGGTCAATCGCTCGGGACACCCCTAGGCTATGGTGGTCCATACCTGGGCATTCTCACCTGTCGACAGGAATACGTTCGCAAAATCCCCGGCCGCCTGGTGGGCCAGACAACCGACCGCAACGGTAACCGCTGCTGGGTGTTGACGCTGCAAACTCGCGAGCAACACATTCGCCGGGATAAAGCCACCAGTAACATCTGCACCAACCAGGGCTTGTATGCTTTGCGAGCCGCCGTCTACCTGTCGGCTCTGGGACCAAAAGGATTGAAGGAAACGGCCGAGCTTTGCCTACGCAAAGCCCACTACGCCGCCAGCCAGCTTACAGGGATTTCGGGCGTCGAGATGAAATTCAATCGCCCGTTCTTCAAAGAGTTCACCGTGAAGGTTCCTGGGGATGTGAAGAGCTTGCTCTCCACCCTTCAGGACGATGGCTATTTTGCCGGGTTGCAAACAGGTCGTTGGTATCCCGAGCTCAGCGACTGCTTAACGGTGGCCGTGACGGAGAAGCGAACCCGGGCCGAGATCGACGGTTTGGCCGGTTTGCTGAAAAGCACCCTGAGCGCCAACCCGAGCGGTAAGAAGCAAAAAGCCTGA
- the gcvT gene encoding glycine cleavage system aminomethyltransferase GcvT, whose product MANLRTPLYDWHISQKARMVPFGGWDMPVQYKGVMDEHKAVRNSAGMFDVSHMARFSFGGPDALALIDEIFTNSAAGMKDFQVRYGLVCNESGGMLDDILVYRWPYGWAMVVNASNRIKILDWLNAKKGDRNVTIQDQTLATCMVAVQGPKAVELCKEMFADPIEDLKYYYARPTKYLGQNCVVSRTGYTGEDGIEIMVGAAQANTLADALLAKGVVPCGLGCRDTLRLEAAMPLYGHELNETTDPLSAGLSWAVKLEKPSFIGKEALAQKKAAGLPAVRMGLEIEGKRAAREGCPVLIAGKQVGVITSGSFSPTLEKSIAMAMLPAGTTSCEVDIRGTITPAKVVPLPFYKRAK is encoded by the coding sequence ATGGCAAACCTGCGCACGCCGCTTTACGATTGGCACATTTCTCAAAAAGCCCGCATGGTCCCTTTTGGGGGCTGGGATATGCCCGTGCAGTATAAGGGCGTGATGGACGAGCACAAAGCCGTCCGAAACTCCGCGGGAATGTTCGATGTTTCGCACATGGCCCGCTTCAGCTTCGGCGGGCCGGATGCACTTGCGCTGATCGACGAAATTTTCACCAATTCCGCCGCCGGGATGAAGGATTTCCAGGTCCGTTATGGCCTGGTCTGCAACGAATCGGGCGGTATGCTTGATGACATTCTGGTTTATCGCTGGCCGTACGGTTGGGCGATGGTCGTAAATGCCTCGAATCGAATCAAAATTCTCGACTGGTTGAATGCTAAAAAGGGCGATCGCAACGTCACCATTCAGGATCAGACCTTGGCGACCTGTATGGTGGCCGTGCAGGGTCCGAAAGCGGTCGAATTGTGCAAAGAGATGTTTGCCGATCCGATCGAGGATCTCAAATATTATTACGCTCGTCCAACTAAGTATCTGGGCCAAAACTGCGTGGTGAGTCGGACCGGTTACACCGGCGAAGACGGCATCGAGATCATGGTCGGCGCGGCCCAGGCCAACACGCTGGCGGACGCCCTATTGGCCAAAGGGGTCGTGCCTTGCGGACTGGGTTGTCGCGACACCCTCCGGCTCGAAGCGGCCATGCCGCTGTATGGGCACGAATTGAACGAAACGACCGATCCACTTTCGGCTGGGCTGTCCTGGGCCGTGAAACTGGAAAAACCGAGCTTCATCGGCAAAGAAGCTTTGGCTCAGAAAAAAGCAGCCGGTCTTCCGGCCGTGCGAATGGGCCTGGAAATCGAAGGGAAACGGGCCGCCCGCGAAGGTTGCCCGGTGCTGATTGCGGGGAAACAAGTCGGCGTTATCACCAGCGGCAGTTTTTCACCCACTTTGGAAAAATCGATCGCCATGGCCATGCTTCCCGCAGGCACAACTTCCTGCGAAGTCGATATTCGAGGTACCATTACCCCGGCCAAGGTCGTACCTTTACCCTTCTACAAACGAGCGAAATAA
- a CDS encoding beta strand repeat-containing protein: protein MFQFRPPLFRRLIACTLLLALNASLSRASDYSWSGPGGAGGLNGNWNLSTNWTSSNGGVSYPLAGDNALLGFLGTTYTVTISDTEAVNNLTIASGAIGALGNLSQTSGSAFTLYGTFTNNSGYSNTGGSFTLASGAAYLGQSGSSFTLNNGSTLTINTGASYTLNSGSSATINSGANYNLNGGAVTTNIDLNFSSGSTFNFTAGTLAAPSSTVAISGTFTWSGGTFQSGTINAYAGGALSGSSNYLNGAALTLYSSSTLAGSLNIDNGSVLTFGSGSTVTTTSGISISRSSNVGTATISNAGFFVNNLTSGSSSIGANITFNNTGTIQLLSGSLTQNGNGTNSGTWTLNGGSLTLQPLASYTLGSGTNITLDNGSILSTTLGATLSTNAGVNISRSNGTGSGTFSNAGTFINDSNTSNSNIQSNVTFNNTGTVQANSGILLINANGTNTGSFLLNGGTLSIESASNYTFGSGAAISYGTANSGVFQVNSGTLNVNASVPSVNLTFLNGTIQGTGIFNVSGPVNWYSGTFAGSVTVNANGGLNTNAGSMFINAASVNIGGSSTWIGTLYMDNGATLTNNSGATITSTAGFSISRYNSVGIATFLNAGTLINDSNTTNSNIQSNVTFNNTGTVQANSGLLLINASGTSTGAFALNGGTISIESASIYNLNSGASIVYGASNTGSFQVNSGTLNVNASIPSVNLTFLNGTIQGSGTLNVSGPTNWNSGTFAGSVTVNANGGLNTNAGSMFINAASVNIGGSSTWNGTIYMDNGATLTNNSGATITSTAGFSISRYNSVGIATFLNAGTLINDSNTINSNLQNNVTFNNTGTLQAKSGSLLINASGASTGAFSLNGGTISIESASTYNLNSGASIVYGVSNSGVFQVNGGTLNVNSTISAVNLKFNSGTIQGSGTLSISGPTNWYGGTFAGAVTVNANGGLNTNAGSMFVNAASVNIGGSSTWNGTLYMDNGATLTNNSGATITSTAGFAIVRYYGTGAATFVNAGTLINDSSTTNSNLQNNVTFNNTGTVQANSGSLLINASGTSTGAFALNGGTISIESASIYSLNSGASIVYGASNSGVFQVNGGTLNVNSTISAVNLKFNSGTIQGTGTLNVSGGTTWNGGTFGGAATINANGGLNITGSSSNFLNGAAVNAGGTSTWSGTSYIDGNSVLTINAGATVTNNTSSGLYRYNDQGTASFFVAGQFINSANYTVSSSISFSNTGTVQTVTGFLDVSNAILPQLTGGTLSGGSWLVGDNTTLNFGSNSISTIGTNTLVQLGGPNATFAALNSLTTNNGTLNVIGGANFTPTGGSISNNGTIFVGSSSTVTAAVNVNNGAKLYGIGSITGALSVASGGSLFISNPNTNAPGILNASSSVTLSPGSTFNVYLNGNTAGSGYSQLKMVAGQTLSAYATLNVVLNYGPTMTDKYFIIINGTNSSNSTFNGLPQNSQVSLGTYGGNSFYGYISYTGNAATDSITGGNDVVIYNPAPEPGSLLALVAVLGLGCYSRRKRQVLTNLAV, encoded by the coding sequence ATGTTTCAGTTCAGACCACCTCTTTTTCGCAGGTTGATCGCCTGCACACTACTCTTGGCCCTCAACGCGAGCTTGAGTCGCGCATCCGACTATTCCTGGTCCGGCCCCGGTGGTGCCGGCGGTCTCAACGGCAACTGGAATTTATCGACCAACTGGACGAGTTCCAACGGCGGCGTCAGCTATCCCCTGGCAGGAGACAACGCGCTTTTAGGATTCCTGGGTACCACTTACACGGTCACTATCAGCGACACCGAAGCCGTCAACAATCTGACTATCGCCTCCGGAGCGATCGGAGCCTTGGGGAATCTCTCGCAAACCAGCGGATCCGCATTTACACTTTATGGAACTTTCACAAACAACTCCGGATACAGCAATACGGGCGGCTCGTTCACTTTAGCAAGTGGTGCCGCTTACCTGGGGCAAAGCGGCTCCTCCTTTACGCTCAATAACGGCTCGACGCTCACCATCAACACCGGTGCCAGCTACACTCTCAACTCAGGCTCTTCCGCCACCATCAATTCGGGAGCCAATTACAACCTGAACGGTGGAGCTGTCACTACCAATATCGATCTCAATTTCAGTTCGGGTTCGACCTTTAACTTTACAGCCGGTACTCTCGCCGCTCCCAGTTCGACGGTTGCCATTTCGGGCACCTTCACTTGGTCTGGGGGCACGTTCCAGTCGGGCACCATTAACGCCTATGCCGGCGGCGCACTTAGTGGCTCCTCGAATTATCTCAACGGGGCAGCCTTAACACTCTACTCTTCGAGCACTTTGGCGGGCTCTCTCAATATCGACAACGGCAGCGTCCTCACCTTCGGTTCGGGTTCTACCGTCACGACCACCAGTGGAATTTCCATCAGCCGAAGTAGCAATGTCGGAACGGCCACAATCTCAAACGCCGGCTTTTTCGTGAATAATCTCACGTCCGGTTCCAGTTCCATCGGAGCTAACATCACCTTCAACAACACCGGTACGATACAACTTTTGTCGGGTAGCCTGACTCAGAATGGGAATGGTACCAACAGTGGAACGTGGACACTCAATGGTGGTTCGCTGACACTGCAACCCCTAGCCTCCTACACCCTGGGGTCCGGCACGAATATTACACTCGACAACGGTTCGATACTATCGACCACTCTCGGAGCTACGCTGTCCACCAATGCCGGCGTAAATATCAGCCGATCCAATGGAACGGGTTCGGGAACGTTTTCGAACGCGGGAACTTTCATCAACGATTCGAATACATCCAACAGTAATATCCAGTCCAATGTGACCTTCAATAACACCGGCACCGTTCAAGCCAATTCCGGGATCCTTCTGATCAACGCCAACGGTACTAACACCGGATCTTTCCTACTTAACGGCGGGACACTGAGTATCGAATCGGCCTCCAATTACACCTTCGGCTCCGGAGCGGCTATCAGTTATGGAACCGCCAATTCCGGGGTCTTTCAAGTCAACAGTGGAACCCTGAACGTGAATGCCAGCGTTCCTTCCGTGAACTTAACTTTCCTCAATGGAACGATCCAAGGAACTGGAATTTTCAATGTCAGCGGTCCGGTCAACTGGTACAGCGGAACTTTCGCCGGTTCTGTGACCGTCAACGCCAACGGGGGACTCAACACCAACGCCGGTTCCATGTTCATCAATGCCGCCAGCGTCAATATCGGTGGATCCAGCACCTGGATTGGTACCCTCTACATGGACAACGGAGCCACACTCACCAACAACTCCGGTGCCACCATCACCAGCACCGCCGGATTCTCGATCAGTCGCTACAACAGTGTCGGAATCGCCACTTTCCTCAACGCCGGAACCCTCATCAACGATTCCAACACCACCAACAGCAATATTCAGTCCAATGTGACCTTCAATAACACCGGTACCGTTCAAGCCAACTCCGGCCTCCTACTTATCAACGCCAGCGGCACCAGTACCGGAGCTTTCGCCCTCAACGGCGGAACCATCAGCATCGAGTCCGCCTCGATTTACAATTTGAATAGCGGGGCCAGCATCGTTTACGGGGCTTCCAACACCGGTTCCTTCCAGGTCAACAGCGGCACCCTGAACGTAAATGCCAGCATTCCTTCCGTCAACTTAACTTTCCTCAATGGAACGATTCAAGGCAGCGGGACTCTTAACGTCAGCGGACCAACCAACTGGAACAGCGGAACTTTCGCTGGTTCTGTGACCGTCAACGCCAACGGCGGACTCAACACCAACGCCGGTTCCATGTTCATCAATGCCGCTTCCGTCAACATCGGTGGCTCCAGCACCTGGAACGGCACCATCTACATGGATAACGGAGCCACACTCACCAATAACTCCGGTGCCACCATCACCAGCACCGCCGGATTCTCGATCAGTCGCTACAACAGTGTCGGAATCGCCACTTTCCTCAACGCCGGTACCCTTATCAATGATTCCAACACTATCAACAGCAACCTCCAAAACAACGTCACTTTCAACAACACCGGTACCCTTCAAGCCAAATCTGGCAGCCTACTCATCAACGCCAGCGGCGCCAGCACAGGAGCTTTCTCCCTCAACGGCGGAACCATCAGCATCGAATCCGCCTCGACTTACAATTTGAATAGTGGGGCGAGCATCGTTTACGGAGTTTCCAACTCCGGTGTTTTTCAAGTCAATGGCGGCACGCTGAACGTCAACAGCACCATCTCGGCGGTTAACCTCAAATTCAATTCCGGAACCATTCAAGGCAGCGGGACTCTTAGCATCAGTGGACCAACCAACTGGTACGGCGGAACTTTCGCCGGCGCTGTGACCGTCAACGCCAACGGCGGACTCAACACCAACGCCGGTTCCATGTTCGTCAATGCCGCCAGCGTCAATATCGGTGGATCCAGCACCTGGAATGGCACCCTCTACATGGACAACGGAGCCACACTCACCAACAACTCTGGTGCCACCATCACTAGCACCGCCGGATTTGCCATTGTTCGATATTATGGAACGGGAGCCGCCACTTTCGTGAATGCGGGTACCCTCATCAACGATTCCAGTACCACTAACAGCAACCTCCAAAACAACGTCACTTTCAACAACACCGGTACCGTTCAAGCCAATTCCGGCTCCCTGCTCATCAACGCCAGCGGCACCAGTACCGGAGCTTTCGCCCTCAACGGCGGAACCATCAGCATCGAATCCGCCTCGATCTATAGTTTGAATAGCGGAGCAAGCATCGTTTACGGAGCTTCCAACTCCGGTGTTTTTCAAGTCAATGGCGGCACGCTGAACGTCAACAGCACCATCTCGGCGGTGAACCTCAAATTCAATTCCGGAACCATTCAAGGCACCGGAACTCTTAACGTCAGCGGAGGGACCACATGGAATGGCGGGACCTTTGGAGGCGCGGCGACCATCAATGCCAACGGGGGATTAAATATCACGGGTTCTTCCAGTAATTTCCTAAATGGTGCCGCAGTGAACGCGGGCGGCACCAGTACCTGGAGCGGGACGTCTTACATCGACGGAAATAGCGTGTTGACGATCAATGCGGGGGCGACAGTAACCAATAACACTTCTTCCGGCCTATACCGGTACAATGATCAAGGTACTGCTAGCTTTTTCGTTGCAGGACAGTTTATTAACAGTGCCAATTACACAGTCTCTTCGAGTATCAGCTTCTCGAATACGGGCACAGTTCAAACAGTGACTGGCTTCCTGGATGTCAGTAATGCCATTCTGCCGCAACTCACGGGGGGAACCCTTTCAGGCGGCTCCTGGCTGGTCGGAGACAACACCACTTTGAATTTCGGATCCAATTCCATCAGCACGATCGGGACGAACACTCTCGTGCAACTCGGCGGCCCGAATGCCACTTTCGCGGCTTTGAATTCACTCACCACGAACAATGGCACTCTGAACGTGATTGGCGGTGCGAATTTCACGCCAACGGGAGGATCGATTTCGAACAACGGGACCATTTTCGTAGGAAGTTCCAGCACGGTTACCGCGGCCGTGAACGTCAATAATGGGGCGAAACTTTACGGGATTGGTTCTATAACGGGAGCGCTGAGTGTTGCCAGCGGTGGCAGCCTGTTCATCAGCAATCCGAACACAAATGCCCCGGGTATTTTGAATGCTTCCTCGAGTGTTACGCTCAGCCCGGGCAGCACCTTCAATGTCTATCTGAACGGCAACACGGCCGGATCGGGCTATTCCCAATTGAAAATGGTTGCGGGCCAGACCTTGTCGGCTTATGCCACATTAAATGTCGTGTTAAACTACGGCCCCACCATGACAGACAAGTACTTTATCATCATCAACGGAACGAATTCTTCGAACAGCACCTTTAATGGTTTACCGCAGAACAGTCAGGTCAGTCTGGGAACCTATGGTGGCAATAGCTTCTATGGATACATCAGCTATACGGGCAACGCCGCCACGGATTCCATCACTGGTGGCAACGATGTGGTGATCTACAACCCCGCTCCGGAGCCGGGAAGTTTGTTAGCCTTGGTCGCTGTATTGGGACTGGGTTGTTACTCTCGACGCAAACGGCAAGTACTGACGAATTTAGCGGTTTGA
- a CDS encoding DUF4058 family protein: MPSPFPGMDPWLERSMIFPDLHNRLIIGLSEVLNPLLQPNYFAISANRVWIETGKTREPDISVYHDDRATENQQPNALSATSLVESGLLMLDAEEEETREEMYLEIRSGDGDRLVTAVEILSLANKSSPAGRAEYQKKQKEYLRGGVNLVEIDLLRGGIHTTFVSKNQLGKHAVCDYHLCITLASGEKCYVTPIRLEDRLPPVYIPLEDTVKPVRVELQPIFDRCYDAMPYARLAKYAEQYPDPPLSAEQRTWAHRILEESRLL, encoded by the coding sequence ATGCCGTCACCATTCCCGGGTATGGATCCGTGGCTGGAAAGATCGATGATCTTTCCAGATCTGCACAATCGACTAATTATCGGATTGAGTGAAGTACTGAACCCTTTACTCCAGCCGAATTATTTTGCGATTAGTGCCAACCGGGTTTGGATTGAAACAGGCAAGACCCGCGAACCGGATATCAGCGTTTACCACGATGATCGAGCGACTGAAAATCAACAACCGAATGCTTTATCGGCGACAAGCTTGGTGGAATCTGGGCTGTTGATGTTGGATGCCGAGGAAGAAGAAACGCGGGAGGAGATGTATCTCGAAATTCGCTCGGGAGATGGTGATCGACTGGTTACTGCAGTCGAGATCCTGAGTCTTGCGAATAAATCGTCCCCCGCTGGGCGAGCGGAGTACCAGAAAAAGCAGAAAGAATATCTTCGGGGTGGAGTGAATCTGGTGGAGATCGACTTACTCCGGGGTGGGATACACACGACTTTCGTGTCGAAGAACCAGCTCGGCAAACATGCCGTTTGCGATTACCACCTATGCATTACCCTGGCGAGCGGCGAGAAGTGCTATGTGACACCGATTCGACTCGAAGATCGCTTGCCACCGGTTTATATTCCGCTGGAAGATACGGTGAAACCGGTCAGAGTGGAATTACAACCGATCTTTGATCGGTGCTACGATGCGATGCCTTACGCAAGACTGGCGAAGTATGCAGAACAATATCCCGATCCGCCTTTGTCGGCCGAGCAGAGAACTTGGGCGCATCGGATTCTGGAGGAGAGTCGACTCCTCTAG
- the gcvH gene encoding glycine cleavage system protein GcvH, which produces MDLNTLHYAKSHEWAHVEGDICTVGITQHAVDLLTDIIHLELPKVGAAVKAETRFGEVESVKSVNELIAPLSGTVIEVNDKAAKDTSLVNSDPYGAGWLIKIKLAPDAAKSHLMDLKKYEDYCAHEGH; this is translated from the coding sequence ATGGATTTGAATACCCTGCATTATGCAAAATCCCACGAGTGGGCTCACGTCGAAGGGGATATCTGCACCGTCGGAATCACCCAGCATGCCGTCGATCTCTTGACCGATATTATTCACCTGGAACTCCCCAAAGTCGGCGCTGCCGTGAAGGCGGAAACCCGTTTTGGTGAAGTCGAGTCCGTAAAATCGGTTAATGAGCTGATCGCCCCTCTGAGCGGCACGGTTATCGAAGTAAACGACAAGGCGGCCAAGGATACTTCTCTAGTCAATTCCGACCCCTACGGGGCCGGCTGGTTGATTAAAATTAAACTGGCTCCGGACGCCGCCAAGAGTCATCTGATGGATCTAAAGAAATACGAAGACTATTGTGCTCACGAAGGCCACTAG
- the gcvPB gene encoding aminomethyl-transferring glycine dehydrogenase subunit GcvPB gives MNNTQSTELLFELSKSGRRCHMLPASDVPDAGKISDMIPGKYLKETPPPLPELGEIEVIRHFTNLSTRNMCIDTNFYPLGSCTMKYNPKRHERLAANPNFSGLHPLQDDASTQGMLEVLWEMQNFLSEISGLPAVSLQPAAGAQGELTALFVAAAYFRDKGQTHRRKVLVPDSAHGTNPASAALAGFETVTIKSDANGLVDLEDLKSKIDEQTAVFMITNPNTIGLFEKQIRQITDLLHAHGGLVYLDGANMNAILGITRPGDFGADMQHYNVHKTFTGPHGGGGPGSGPIAVRDFLAPYLPVPIVVKKGDQFALEFDRPKTIGRVRSFFGTIGILLRGWAYIRTLGPDGLKAVSEHAVLNANYLLALLKDKYEVPHGTRCMHEFVASAKALRREKKISAMDICKRLLDHGFHAPTVYFPLVVAEALMMEPTETENKETLDAFAKALISIVEEDAAYLQKAPHTLNISRPDEVKAAKTPILKWAPTA, from the coding sequence ATGAATAATACCCAATCTACCGAACTTTTATTCGAACTTTCCAAGAGCGGCCGGCGTTGCCATATGCTGCCGGCAAGCGATGTGCCGGATGCCGGAAAGATCTCGGATATGATCCCTGGCAAATATCTGAAAGAGACCCCTCCGCCGTTGCCCGAGTTGGGGGAAATCGAAGTGATCCGGCACTTCACCAATCTCTCGACACGCAATATGTGCATTGACACCAACTTTTATCCGTTGGGTTCCTGCACCATGAAGTACAACCCCAAACGGCACGAACGACTGGCCGCCAATCCGAATTTTTCCGGACTACATCCGCTGCAGGACGATGCGTCCACCCAGGGCATGCTCGAAGTCCTCTGGGAAATGCAGAACTTTCTGAGCGAGATTTCTGGCCTTCCCGCGGTTTCTCTGCAACCCGCCGCTGGAGCGCAAGGCGAACTCACGGCCTTGTTCGTCGCGGCCGCTTACTTCCGCGACAAGGGACAGACCCATCGCCGCAAGGTGCTTGTACCCGACTCGGCCCATGGCACCAATCCCGCCAGTGCCGCACTGGCCGGGTTTGAAACGGTGACCATCAAGAGCGATGCCAACGGCCTCGTAGACCTGGAAGATCTCAAATCGAAAATCGACGAGCAGACCGCCGTGTTCATGATCACCAATCCGAACACGATTGGTCTGTTCGAGAAGCAGATTCGTCAGATCACCGATCTCCTGCACGCTCACGGCGGATTGGTCTATCTCGATGGCGCGAACATGAATGCAATTCTCGGAATCACCCGGCCGGGCGATTTCGGGGCCGACATGCAGCACTACAACGTGCACAAAACTTTTACCGGTCCTCACGGCGGCGGCGGCCCGGGTTCCGGTCCGATCGCTGTGCGAGATTTCCTGGCCCCTTATTTGCCTGTACCGATAGTGGTGAAAAAAGGCGATCAATTCGCTCTGGAATTCGATCGCCCCAAGACCATCGGCCGGGTGCGCTCGTTCTTCGGAACCATCGGAATTCTGCTCCGTGGCTGGGCCTACATTCGTACACTGGGCCCCGACGGGTTGAAGGCCGTGAGCGAGCACGCCGTGCTGAACGCGAACTATCTGCTGGCTTTGCTGAAGGATAAATACGAAGTGCCGCACGGCACCCGGTGCATGCACGAATTCGTGGCCAGTGCCAAGGCTCTCCGCCGCGAAAAGAAGATCAGCGCGATGGATATTTGCAAGCGACTGCTCGATCACGGTTTCCACGCCCCGACGGTTTACTTCCCGTTGGTGGTGGCCGAGGCTCTGATGATGGAGCCGACGGAAACTGAAAACAAAGAGACACTGGACGCTTTTGCGAAAGCCTTGATTTCCATTGTGGAGGAAGACGCCGCCTACCTGCAGAAGGCCCCGCATACATTGAACATCAGCCGGCCCGATGAAGTGAAGGCGGCCAAGACGCCGATTCTGAAGTGGGCGCCTACTGCGTGA